A window of Candidatus Cybelea sp. contains these coding sequences:
- a CDS encoding YciI family protein: MGDFLYLYRGGRRGQTPEESDKIMQKWLGWMKGLTDTGNMKDPGQPLEAEGKVVGDSGSITDGPFAEAKDVVGGFTLIQADTLARAAELARGCPILEVGGSVEVRPVLKMDI; this comes from the coding sequence ATGGGCGATTTTCTCTATCTTTACCGCGGCGGGCGCCGCGGTCAGACCCCCGAAGAGTCGGACAAGATCATGCAAAAATGGCTTGGATGGATGAAAGGCCTCACCGACACGGGCAACATGAAGGATCCCGGCCAGCCGCTCGAGGCCGAAGGCAAGGTCGTCGGCGATAGCGGCAGCATCACCGACGGGCCCTTTGCGGAGGCGAAAGACGTGGTCGGCGGCTTCACGCTTATCCAGGCCGACACGCTCGCGCGGGCGGCCGAACTCGCACGCGGCTGCCCGATCCTCGAGGTCGGGGGAAGCGTCGAGGTCCGGCCCGTCTTGAAGATGGATATTTAG
- a CDS encoding YciI family protein produces the protein MKYLCLAYGAAEDWKKLNRSEQDTLLAQDDFLRSRGDIVASLGSPATTVRAWYGDPVTTTAVFSSSTLPLVGFGIIEAADLEEAIRLVAPTPCARAKGFVEVRPIVAINM, from the coding sequence ATGAAGTACCTTTGTCTGGCGTACGGCGCGGCCGAAGATTGGAAAAAGCTCAATAGAAGCGAGCAAGACACTTTGCTCGCGCAGGATGATTTCCTGAGATCGCGCGGCGACATCGTCGCCTCGCTCGGTTCGCCGGCGACCACCGTGCGGGCTTGGTACGGCGATCCGGTAACCACGACCGCGGTCTTCTCCAGTTCGACCCTGCCGCTGGTCGGCTTCGGCATCATCGAGGCCGCGGACCTCGAGGAGGCTATCCGGCTCGTAGCTCCCACCCCGTGTGCCCGCGCGAAGGGATTCGTGGAAGTCCGCCCGATCGTTGCCATCAACATGTAG